GGTGCACGTGATCTCCCGGATGCTCGGTCGGTCCGGCGACTTCTACCGGGTTGCCGGCCGGCGCGTGGCGGCCATCGACGGTCCGACAACCTGGGCGCAGCCGCCGTACAACCGCTGCGTGACGCTCGCGCCGCTCAACCCGGACGGCGTCGCGCAGGCGATCGCCGACCGCCTCCAACGGAACACCGGCGCCGCGATCGTCGACGTCAACGACATCGGCAGCGAGGTCCTCGGCGCGTCGCGCAACGTCCGGCGCGACCTCGTGCGCAGGGCGTTACGCGACAACCCTCTCGGTCAGGGAGCCTTCCAGACGCCCCTCGGCCTTCTTCGCTCCGTCTGACGGAGCGTCGCCGGAACGAGGCTCGGAGACGGGGCCCGTCTCGGCGCAAGCGGCTCAGCGCAAGTAGCGGGTGGGATTGACGGGCGTGCCGTTCACGCGGACTTCGAAGTGCAGGTGCGGCCCGGTGGCGTTGCCGGTCATCCCGGACAGCCCGATGACCTGGCCGCGCTTCACCTCTTGGCCGGGCTTCACGCGGATGCTGGAGAGGTGCCCGTACAAGGTGACGAGCCCATTGCCGTGGGCGATCATCACCCGCTTGCCGTAGCCCGACTCCCAGCCGGCCGCGATGACCGTGCCGCTGTCGGCGGCGTACACCGGCGTACCGATGGGCACGCCGATGTCCATGCCGGGGTGAAGCGAACCCCAGCGCGTGCCGAACGGCGAGGTGACCACGCCGCCGTGCGTGGGCCAGACGAACGCCCCGGTGCCGGAGGCGA
Above is a window of Clostridia bacterium DNA encoding:
- a CDS encoding coenzyme F420-0:L-glutamate ligase, which encodes MIKTHVIMPGEDIVDVVARYASPHLQDGDIVFISEKATAASQGRAVPIDEIQPRPLARFLASRVRKVPYGFGLGKPETMEMALREAGTLRILVAAGVHVISRMLGRSGDFYRVAGRRVAAIDGPTTWAQPPYNRCVTLAPLNPDGVAQAIADRLQRNTGAAIVDVNDIGSEVLGASRNVRRDLVRRALRDNPLGQGAFQTPLGLLRSV